The DNA window AGCATGTGGAAAATCCGCTTCATGCCCTTTCCTGGGCCTTTGAACATCTCAAGCCGGGTGGCCTTCTCCTCCTGCAGCTTCCCGATTTCGAAAAATTGCCCGGCGATTTGCTGTGCGCGGACCATATCAACAAGATGACGGTGACGCATACCCGTATGCTTGCCGAATACGCTGGGTTTGAGGAGGTCAACGCCGACACATCGTTGGTGATGTTCTATCTCGTCCTTAAGAAGGGGAGCCCCTCCACAGGGCTGATGCCGACCTGCTATGACGAGAACCGGCGTATTGCCGGACAATGCGAGGCCATTGCCAGGGCCACCATCGTGTCTGTGGAAGCCGCTGTCACATCAGCCAGGGACAAGGGGCGCAAGGCCGCGGTCTTCGGCACCTCGCCCATCGGGTCCATGGCCCACCTGCTCCTGGACTGCCGGGACGACATCGCCTGCTTCGTGGACGAGAACAAGAACACCTGGGGCCGGGACATCGACGGTCTGCCGGTAGTCGGTCCCGAGCGTATGGCCGAGCTGGGTGTTTCCGATCTTGCCCTGGCAATCAGCCCTCTGTATTGGGAGACCGTGGCCGAAAAGATGCAGCGATTCGATGTTACCGTACACGTCCCCAGGCTCGGCTAGGGCGCACCAAAGGCTTGCAATGACTACCGACACCTCTCTCGACATAGTTTTTGTCCACATCGACCCGTGCATTCGGGCCGAGAAGGAGGCCTTTGCCCTGACCCGGCGCGGCCATCGCGTACACCTTTTTTGCCAGGGGCTGAATTTTCAACCGAACATGCGCGATATCTGCGCCTCGGTGACGCAGTACTCCAGCTTGGATGAGCTGGGTTCGTTGCTGCGCAACCATTCCGGTTTTGACATCGTCCACTGTCACAACGAGCCCAATGAGCCCACGGTGGTGGCCTTGGAGAACACCGACCGGCCAGTCATTTACGACTGTCATGACTTCAGAGGCCTGCGTCAGCAGTTGGTGGGCCACGAGGCCGAGACCGAGCGGCGCTGTTTCGAGGACACGGCTGCCGTGGTCCATGTCAGCCAGGGCATGGTGGACCTGGCCGCAGACCGTTACACTTCGCACAGGACCATGGTCCTGCCGAGCTATCCCATGCTTACGGCAGCCCCTGCCAAGCCCCTGGACAAGCTCGACGGTACGCACGTGGTCTACCTGGGCGGGCTGCGTGATCGGGGATCGATCCACTACGAATACCGGAACTATCTGCCGTTTTTCGAGAAATTGATCGAGGCCGGCGTCCACGTGCACGCCTACCCGGCTGACCAGAACCCCAAGAACCTGGCCACCTACATGGCCTTGGATGCACAGTCGGCGCTCTTCCATCTGCACGACAAGCTGCCCTACGCCGAATTGCTCCAGGACATCAGCCAGTTCCAATGGGGACTGTCCGGCTTCAATTTCATGGACATCACGGACGAGAACACGCTGCTCTTCCTGAACAACGCACTGCCCAACAAGCTCTTTGACTACCTCATCGGCGGGGTCTGCCCCGTGGTCGTCAACTGCGACACGTCAGGTCGGTGGGTGGAGGAGCACGGTCTGGGATATCATGCGGACAGCATGGAAACGCTGGTGGATATCGTGTGCAACCGGCAACCCAAGCCTCGGCTCAAGGACTTCGGTCAGGTTGATATGCTGGAACAGGTTGCCAATCTTGAATCGCTCTACAGGAGAGTGCTGGGCAAAGAGTAGCCTAAGGGCCGACTACGCGCGTCAGACATTCGAGGAAGGCGCGGCTTGACTGTTTTTGAGTAAAATTATTGGCCGCGAATGTGTACGCGGCCGCTCCCATCCGCTTTAGTTTATCCCGGTCCGCAAGCTGTACAAGGGCTCGGGCAAAGGCGTCCGCGTCTCCGGCGGGGACCAGTTCTCCGGTCAGGCCCTTGGCGATGAAGATTTCAGAGTCGCCCGTGGCCAGCACCGGTCGCCCCTGGCTCATGGCCTCGATAATATCGCGGCCCCAGGGATGCCCTGTCAGGTCCGGCCTTAGCAGCAGGTGAATGCCTTGCATTTCCTTTTCCGGTTCGACAGAGAATCCCTGAAAACTGACGATGTCCCCGATGCCCGCAAGGGAAATCTTGTGTTCAATGGAACGGTACAGCTCGTCGTGAATGCCGATTTTTCCGCCGAACAGACGAACGGACACCCCTGCCCGGCGGAGTTCGTCAGCTGCTTTGGCGCAGGCCTGGATACATAAGAGATGCCCTTTCATGGGGGACACATGCGAAAACATGCCATAGACCAGGCCGTTGCCTTCGGGCATGGGGGCGGGCTTTTCAGGTATGGGGGCTGTATTGAAGATTACGGCTGTCTTGAGACCGAAAATCCGCTGGGCCTGTTCGGATTCGATGGGGCTGATGGCCACGGCCTCCCGGATGCGCGAGCGGACCAGGGGTTTTGTCAGGGGCAACAGGGGGGCGTCTTCCAGAAGCACTTCACGGCAGTGCAGGACTGCAGGCCAGCCTTTCAACGGGAGGGCGGCGAGCAGGGTGGTATAGCTGTTGTAGTGGATGACGTCAGGTTGGATGTCGGTGACCATCCTTTTGAGTCGCCCAAACTCACCGAACCGGGCTACAGAACGACCTATGTTTTTCCAAAACGGGATAGGGCAGGCCTTCAGCGACATGGGGTAGTATGGAATGCGGACAAAGTCGACCTTCACCCCCGCTGAGGCCAGATCCTCCACGCGCTTGCCCGTTCTGCTGGGTTTAGAGATGCTGATAATATGCATTTCGTGACCGAGTGCAGCCATGTTCTCTGCCAGAAAAAACAGACTCTTGGCAGCGCCGCCGCTGTCGATGTCATTGGTGATGGACAGTATTCTCATTAGAGGACTCGCATATGTCATATACTACCTGATCTGTTTTGTCCTATAACCATATGATATCGAGGTCAAAAAAAGATTTGTCATATTTGTGGGTCAGGCCGGAACCAAAGCTTTGCCGCATTGTGCCGCACGAGGCAAGAAGCGGGCTCGTGTTGCCTCGGCAATTTGTTCACGGATAAATGTAGACCTTCACCGCAAAACATACTACGAAATATTCTCAGTCCGTGCGCGGACACTTTACCGAGCCATATGACCTATTGAAGAGAGTTAAACAAAGCGAATGCTTGAGCTTGTTCGTGCGGCCAAAGCCGCGACCATGGTGCCTGGCCAGCCCGTCATTGACGACGCGGCCATTCTCGTCAGCCAGGGAATCATCAAGGAAGTCGGAACCTACGGCAACCTTGCCAAAGCCCATTCCGGCAAAGTCCTTGACCTCGGCGATACGTTTCTCGTTCCCGGCCTCATCAATGCCCATTCCCATCTCGAACTGGCCCATCTGCGCGGCAAATGCCCTTCGGGACAAGGGTTCGTGAACTGGGTGGAGGCTTTGCTCAAACAGCCCATCTTTGATCTCGAAGCGGACGCCCTTGAGGGGGCCTGCCGGGAACTGAAACGAACCGGGACCGTAATGGTCGGGGACATCGCCACCCGCTTCGCCAAGGAGATGGCCGGGATGCTTGAAGCTTCCGGTCTTTTTTTTGCGGTTTTTTGCGAGGCCATAGGCGAGACCGTGCCCAAGAAGACCTTTATTCCCAAGGGCGAGTTCGAGGCCGGGGTCATCTCCGTGGCCGGACATTCTCTTTATACTACCCATAGGGATGTGCTCCAGGCTGCCAAGGCCGAGACCCGGAAAAAGGGACTGCCTTTTTCCCTGCACCTGGCCGAGCACGACGATGAGGTGGCGATCATGGCCGGAGAGGCGAGCGCATTTCTGGACCTGCTTCAGGCACGTGGCAGGCTGCTCGATTTTGAGCCTCCGAAAAGACGTCCGGTGCAACAGGCCGCCGCACTCGGTTTGCTCGACGAGACCACCTTGGCCGTGCATTGCGTCAAGGTGACCGACGAGGACATCGAGACGGTGCGTGCATCCAAGGCCACGGTCTGCCTCTGCCCGCGCTCCAACGAATTCATCGGCGTGGGCCGCGCCCCTTGGGAAAAATGGCTGGCTTCAGGGACTCAGCTCTGCCTGGGAACGGATTCACTGGCATCCAATGACGACCTCGATCTGTGGAACGAGGCCGTGTATCTCAAGAAGAATTTCATGGGCGAGTTGCCCTTTGAGGACGTGCTCGCCATGATGACCCGGACCCCGGCAGCCATACTGGGTGCCGGGCATATGCTTGGAACACTGGAGCCGGGCAAGATCGCGGCATTTGCTCGGGTTCCGGATATGATACATGAGCTTTTCTAAGATGTCGGAGGCAA is part of the Pseudodesulfovibrio sp. S3 genome and encodes:
- a CDS encoding methyltransferase domain-containing protein; protein product: MRMKEVLCPVCSTGHFDYLYPDYRGKCITSQMFFLDGLCLENRCCRGCGFIFNAAGTRGLGDAVYNSTTWKPKPQIMSYSKEVKTSHQKAWETFQSLTDLQEKGAVLDFGGGTGAFLECFHHSLPEWDLYAVEPGGGYAELCSRVPLKAAYNRSYSDLNLDMLFDAVVSLSVLEHVENPLHALSWAFEHLKPGGLLLLQLPDFEKLPGDLLCADHINKMTVTHTRMLAEYAGFEEVNADTSLVMFYLVLKKGSPSTGLMPTCYDENRRIAGQCEAIARATIVSVEAAVTSARDKGRKAAVFGTSPIGSMAHLLLDCRDDIACFVDENKNTWGRDIDGLPVVGPERMAELGVSDLALAISPLYWETVAEKMQRFDVTVHVPRLG
- a CDS encoding glycosyltransferase; amino-acid sequence: MTTDTSLDIVFVHIDPCIRAEKEAFALTRRGHRVHLFCQGLNFQPNMRDICASVTQYSSLDELGSLLRNHSGFDIVHCHNEPNEPTVVALENTDRPVIYDCHDFRGLRQQLVGHEAETERRCFEDTAAVVHVSQGMVDLAADRYTSHRTMVLPSYPMLTAAPAKPLDKLDGTHVVYLGGLRDRGSIHYEYRNYLPFFEKLIEAGVHVHAYPADQNPKNLATYMALDAQSALFHLHDKLPYAELLQDISQFQWGLSGFNFMDITDENTLLFLNNALPNKLFDYLIGGVCPVVVNCDTSGRWVEEHGLGYHADSMETLVDIVCNRQPKPRLKDFGQVDMLEQVANLESLYRRVLGKE
- a CDS encoding glycosyltransferase family 4 protein, with product MRILSITNDIDSGGAAKSLFFLAENMAALGHEMHIISISKPSRTGKRVEDLASAGVKVDFVRIPYYPMSLKACPIPFWKNIGRSVARFGEFGRLKRMVTDIQPDVIHYNSYTTLLAALPLKGWPAVLHCREVLLEDAPLLPLTKPLVRSRIREAVAISPIESEQAQRIFGLKTAVIFNTAPIPEKPAPMPEGNGLVYGMFSHVSPMKGHLLCIQACAKAADELRRAGVSVRLFGGKIGIHDELYRSIEHKISLAGIGDIVSFQGFSVEPEKEMQGIHLLLRPDLTGHPWGRDIIEAMSQGRPVLATGDSEIFIAKGLTGELVPAGDADAFARALVQLADRDKLKRMGAAAYTFAANNFTQKQSSRAFLECLTRVVGP
- a CDS encoding amidohydrolase family protein gives rise to the protein MLELVRAAKAATMVPGQPVIDDAAILVSQGIIKEVGTYGNLAKAHSGKVLDLGDTFLVPGLINAHSHLELAHLRGKCPSGQGFVNWVEALLKQPIFDLEADALEGACRELKRTGTVMVGDIATRFAKEMAGMLEASGLFFAVFCEAIGETVPKKTFIPKGEFEAGVISVAGHSLYTTHRDVLQAAKAETRKKGLPFSLHLAEHDDEVAIMAGEASAFLDLLQARGRLLDFEPPKRRPVQQAAALGLLDETTLAVHCVKVTDEDIETVRASKATVCLCPRSNEFIGVGRAPWEKWLASGTQLCLGTDSLASNDDLDLWNEAVYLKKNFMGELPFEDVLAMMTRTPAAILGAGHMLGTLEPGKIAAFARVPDMIHELF